In Opisthocomus hoazin isolate bOpiHoa1 chromosome 3, bOpiHoa1.hap1, whole genome shotgun sequence, a genomic segment contains:
- the ANXA13 gene encoding annexin A13 isoform X1 produces MGSSHSTDKRHHHGFDADRDAKKIHTACKGVGTDEKKIIEVLSSRTSEQRQQIKQKYKALYSKDMEETLKGDLSGNFEKAVLALLDLPCEYEARELRKAMKGAGTDESLLIEILCTRNNKEIVNIKQAYKRLFDRDLESDVKSDTSGSLQKILVTVLEATRDETQQINAELAEQDATDLYKAGEGRWGTEELAFNVVLAKRSYSQLRATFQAYEKVCGKDIEESIKSETSGDLEKAYLTLVRCAKDCPGYFATLLHKSMKGVGTDEETLIRILVTRAEVGYSATCNTSHQLWEKYKRGGYRVSPVRSCAQSTHFIPMTSVVTLCLCTQETLILILHLFLFSEELNQKACRQFQAESTVPG; encoded by the exons TCTACCGATAAACGCCATCATCATGGTTTTGATGCAGACCGAGATGCCAAGAAAATACATACTGCCTGCAAAGGAGTAG gaaccgatgaaaagaaaattattgaaGTCTTGTCAAGTCGAACATCGGAGCAGAGAcaacaaataaaacagaagtacAAGGCTCTGTATAGCAag GATATGGAAGAGACCCTGAAGGGAGACCTGAGTGGGAATTTTGAAAAGgctgtgctggctctgctggaCCTGCCCTGTGAGTACGAGGCCCGAGAGCTTCGGAAGGCGATGAAGGGCGCTGGGACGGACGAGTCGCTGCTGATCGAGATTCTTTGCACGCGAAACAACAAG GAAATTGTAAACATAAAGCAGGCATACAAACGGC tctTTGACAGGGATTTAGAGTCAGATGTTAAAAGTGACACAAGTGGCTCCCTGCAGAAGATATTAGTCACTGTGCTAGAG GCAACCCGAGATGAGACCCAACAGATCAATGCAGAGCTCGCTGAGCAAGATGCCACAGATCTGTATAAA GCAGGAGAAGGCCGCTGGGGAACAGAGGAGCTGGCTTTCAATGTGGTCCTGGCAAAGAGAAGCTATAGTCAGCTGAGAGCTACTTTTCAAGCCTACGAAAAG GTGTGTGGGAAGGACATAGAAGAATCCATTAAAAGTGAAACATCTGGAGACCTGGAGAAGGCTTATCTCACTCTtg TCAGGTGTGCCAAAGACTGCCCAGGTTACTTCGCTACACTTCTGCACAAGTCGATGAAAGGAGTCGGGACTGATGAAGAGACTTTGATTCGCATCCTTGTGACCAGGGCCGAGGTAGGGTACTCTGCGACCTGTAACACCTCACATCAGCTCTGGGAGAAATACAAACGTGGAGGGTACAGAGTGAGTCCTGTTAGATCATGTGCTCAGTCAACCCATTTCATCCCGATGACATCAGTGGTCACACTCTGCCTTTGTACCCAGGAAACTCTAATTTTGATATTGCatctatttctgttttcagaagaacTAAACCAGAAAGCATGCAGGCAATTTCAAGCAGAGTCAACTGTACCTGGTTAA
- the ANXA13 gene encoding annexin A13 isoform X2, with product MGSSHSTDKRHHHGFDADRDAKKIHTACKGVGTDEKKIIEVLSSRTSEQRQQIKQKYKALYSKDMEETLKGDLSGNFEKAVLALLDLPCEYEARELRKAMKGAGTDESLLIEILCTRNNKEIVNIKQAYKRLFDRDLESDVKSDTSGSLQKILVTVLEATRDETQQINAELAEQDATDLYKAGEGRWGTEELAFNVVLAKRSYSQLRATFQAYEKVCGKDIEESIKSETSGDLEKAYLTLVRCAKDCPGYFATLLHKSMKGVGTDEETLIRILVTRAESDLPAIKEKFQQMYKKSLAEAVRSDTSGDFRKLLLALLH from the exons TCTACCGATAAACGCCATCATCATGGTTTTGATGCAGACCGAGATGCCAAGAAAATACATACTGCCTGCAAAGGAGTAG gaaccgatgaaaagaaaattattgaaGTCTTGTCAAGTCGAACATCGGAGCAGAGAcaacaaataaaacagaagtacAAGGCTCTGTATAGCAag GATATGGAAGAGACCCTGAAGGGAGACCTGAGTGGGAATTTTGAAAAGgctgtgctggctctgctggaCCTGCCCTGTGAGTACGAGGCCCGAGAGCTTCGGAAGGCGATGAAGGGCGCTGGGACGGACGAGTCGCTGCTGATCGAGATTCTTTGCACGCGAAACAACAAG GAAATTGTAAACATAAAGCAGGCATACAAACGGC tctTTGACAGGGATTTAGAGTCAGATGTTAAAAGTGACACAAGTGGCTCCCTGCAGAAGATATTAGTCACTGTGCTAGAG GCAACCCGAGATGAGACCCAACAGATCAATGCAGAGCTCGCTGAGCAAGATGCCACAGATCTGTATAAA GCAGGAGAAGGCCGCTGGGGAACAGAGGAGCTGGCTTTCAATGTGGTCCTGGCAAAGAGAAGCTATAGTCAGCTGAGAGCTACTTTTCAAGCCTACGAAAAG GTGTGTGGGAAGGACATAGAAGAATCCATTAAAAGTGAAACATCTGGAGACCTGGAGAAGGCTTATCTCACTCTtg TCAGGTGTGCCAAAGACTGCCCAGGTTACTTCGCTACACTTCTGCACAAGTCGATGAAAGGAGTCGGGACTGATGAAGAGACTTTGATTCGCATCCTTGTGACCAGGGCCGAG AGCGACCTGCCAGCAATAAAGGAGAAGTTCCAGCAAATGTACAAGAAGTCGTTAGCTGAAGCTGTCCGATCTGATACATCTGGGGACTTCAGAAAGTTACTGCTGGCTCTTTTGCACTAA